A genomic window from Levilactobacillus yonginensis includes:
- a CDS encoding tyrosine-protein phosphatase yields the protein MQRSAIVKSLSLASVVLSLMGIGTPSALAATTTSAVDQTALTAPVKPTTPPADYGDIHKTLVPLAGTVNTRDLGGYTTADGKWQVRSHSLLRSDQLFGLTTEDSQKLTTEFKITSIIDLRTPGQVKGKPDKVLPGAKNTNISVLGPHAYTDSGSDGEFYNQRLAFGHPAVVGYHKFLNMVLANPQATLYHCTSGKDRTGIATVLLLSIMGVSRNTIIADYMQSNQVGKKVERAWLMEYYKEVLQNYGSMEAYITECLEFSPAQQEQLRAKFLVSTDGKKTPYPAAQKPVVPGNNTGNSGNSGTGNVTNDNHQNDSSGANQTGGTNTSNNVTSNEAAQPGKPTNTTGGTHKPGKKKVVKIVSTKKLRTTYKYRLKGNKVWFKDAHLQKIKGHTPKHSKKKWQLVKQEKVKINGKAATYFQVNDRAGHKAWIAKSVILNFK from the coding sequence ATGCAACGTTCAGCTATCGTTAAATCTTTGAGTCTCGCTTCAGTGGTCCTGTCACTTATGGGAATTGGGACGCCTAGTGCGTTAGCCGCAACGACCACCTCAGCGGTCGACCAAACAGCGTTAACAGCGCCGGTTAAACCGACAACGCCTCCAGCCGACTACGGCGATATTCACAAGACATTAGTTCCCTTAGCAGGGACGGTGAACACCCGGGACTTGGGTGGGTACACGACGGCAGATGGCAAATGGCAGGTTCGCTCTCACAGCCTGTTGCGTTCGGATCAACTCTTTGGACTGACGACGGAAGATAGTCAAAAATTAACGACGGAATTTAAAATTACTTCGATCATTGATTTACGGACTCCCGGCCAGGTTAAGGGGAAGCCGGATAAAGTACTCCCTGGGGCTAAGAACACGAATATCTCAGTACTGGGACCGCACGCCTACACGGATTCAGGGAGTGATGGCGAATTCTACAATCAACGATTAGCGTTTGGTCACCCGGCCGTTGTTGGGTACCATAAATTTTTGAACATGGTCTTGGCGAACCCACAGGCCACACTCTATCACTGTACGTCCGGTAAAGATCGTACGGGGATTGCGACCGTTCTGTTGCTTTCCATCATGGGTGTCAGCCGTAACACAATTATTGCCGACTACATGCAATCGAACCAGGTCGGTAAAAAGGTTGAACGGGCTTGGCTGATGGAATACTACAAGGAAGTTCTGCAAAATTACGGCTCGATGGAAGCCTACATCACGGAGTGTTTAGAATTCAGTCCGGCGCAACAGGAACAGTTGCGAGCTAAGTTCCTGGTCTCTACGGATGGTAAAAAGACCCCTTATCCGGCAGCTCAGAAACCAGTCGTACCTGGAAATAACACGGGTAATTCTGGAAATAGTGGCACGGGTAACGTGACGAATGATAACCACCAAAATGATAGCAGTGGTGCCAATCAAACGGGCGGGACCAACACCTCAAACAATGTGACTTCTAATGAGGCCGCCCAACCAGGCAAGCCAACGAACACGACCGGTGGGACCCACAAACCAGGGAAAAAGAAAGTGGTTAAAATCGTTTCGACTAAGAAACTGCGTACGACCTATAAGTACCGATTAAAGGGCAACAAGGTGTGGTTCAAGGATGCCCACCTGCAGAAGATTAAGGGACATACGCCAAAACACAGTAAAAAGAAGTGGCAATTGGTCAAGCAAGAAAAGGTTAAGATTAATGGAAAAGCGGCCACTTATTTTCAAGTAAATGACCGGGCGGGTCACAAGGCATGGATTGCAAAGAGCGTCATTCTTAACTTTAAATAG
- a CDS encoding cation:proton antiporter, protein MAFLGTLCLILVLTTLAGNLSNRLGVPAVIGELLVGILIGPAVLNWVQLNDLVSLFADIGVVILMFLGGLESNLQLLMKYLRPAIVVATSGVIFPIILMGLASWWWGFTLLESLFIGVIFSATSVSISVAVLKEYHALSTREGATILGAAVADDIIGVVLLSLMISLLASQGIQAAGSQPALALVLIEQVAFFGGTYVLVKWIAPYLMHLSERLVMASSVTIMSMVICMAMAWLANIVGLSGAIGAFFAGIAVAHTPYRAVLADHVEPLGNAIFIPVFFVSVGLNMTFDHFLGNLGIIVILTVLACLTKLLGCGLGARLSGFDGTSSAVIGTGMIARGEMGLITAQIGHQAGLMSESDYSAMILVIILATIVAPLLLKQTLKRMSKTKTVTEETA, encoded by the coding sequence GTGGCATTTCTAGGGACTTTATGTTTAATCCTGGTATTGACGACTTTAGCGGGTAACTTGTCGAACCGGTTGGGTGTTCCGGCTGTGATTGGTGAGCTATTGGTCGGTATTTTAATCGGCCCAGCAGTTTTGAACTGGGTCCAATTAAATGATCTGGTCAGTTTATTCGCTGACATCGGTGTGGTTATTTTGATGTTTCTCGGGGGGCTGGAGAGCAATCTGCAGTTACTGATGAAATATCTGCGCCCGGCCATTGTTGTGGCAACCTCTGGGGTAATTTTCCCCATCATTTTAATGGGGCTAGCTTCTTGGTGGTGGGGGTTTACGCTATTGGAATCATTGTTTATCGGTGTCATTTTCTCAGCCACGTCCGTTTCTATCTCGGTGGCCGTGCTTAAAGAGTACCACGCACTGTCCACGCGTGAGGGGGCAACCATTTTGGGAGCAGCGGTAGCGGATGACATTATTGGGGTCGTGCTACTGTCCCTGATGATTAGTCTATTGGCTAGTCAAGGAATCCAGGCGGCGGGAAGTCAGCCAGCTTTGGCCTTGGTTCTGATTGAACAGGTGGCCTTCTTCGGAGGAACCTACGTGTTGGTCAAATGGATTGCGCCGTATCTGATGCATCTGAGCGAACGGTTAGTTATGGCTTCTAGTGTAACCATCATGTCGATGGTCATCTGTATGGCAATGGCCTGGCTCGCGAATATTGTGGGTTTGAGTGGGGCTATCGGCGCCTTCTTTGCCGGAATTGCTGTCGCACACACACCTTACCGAGCTGTTTTAGCCGATCACGTTGAGCCACTGGGGAACGCCATCTTTATCCCAGTATTCTTCGTGAGCGTGGGGTTGAACATGACCTTTGATCACTTCCTAGGTAATTTAGGAATCATCGTAATTTTAACGGTATTAGCTTGTTTGACCAAATTGCTAGGCTGTGGTTTAGGTGCACGCCTTAGTGGGTTTGACGGTACCAGTAGCGCCGTGATTGGTACTGGGATGATTGCGCGTGGTGAAATGGGACTGATCACCGCCCAAATTGGCCACCAAGCTGGGCTGATGAGTGAGAGTGACTACTCCGCAATGATTCTGGTAATTATTCTAGCAACTATCGTGGCCCCATTGTTACTGAAACAGACCTTAAAGCGGATGTCTAAGACTAAGACAGTCACGGAAGAAACGGCTTAA
- a CDS encoding ATP-binding cassette domain-containing protein, translating into MTLIQLSMISKTIRRQPVLRDVSFTVEQQSITTLEGINGSGKTLVLKAMLGLVKTRGRVTVNDIPLRTGQRYPVQAGILIEAPGFIEEFSAYKNLKLLANLMPGVTNQDIVQLLHQFQLPRDNGAKVKHFSLGMKQKLGIAQATLGQSELIVLDEPTNALDTESVVALITYLQSLKAAGSTLVVASHDHEFVSAISDKRILVEAGTAYEV; encoded by the coding sequence ATGACGTTGATTCAGTTGAGCATGATTTCTAAGACAATTCGGCGGCAACCTGTGTTACGGGATGTTTCTTTTACTGTGGAGCAGCAAAGCATTACTACTTTAGAGGGGATTAATGGTTCAGGAAAAACGTTGGTTTTGAAGGCCATGTTGGGGTTGGTTAAGACCCGGGGACGTGTGACAGTGAACGATATCCCCCTTCGGACTGGCCAGCGTTATCCGGTTCAAGCAGGCATCTTGATTGAAGCACCGGGCTTCATCGAAGAATTTTCGGCGTATAAAAATTTGAAATTGCTGGCGAATCTGATGCCCGGGGTCACCAACCAAGACATTGTGCAGTTACTCCATCAGTTTCAGTTACCCCGAGATAATGGGGCAAAGGTTAAGCACTTCTCGCTAGGGATGAAGCAGAAATTGGGAATTGCCCAGGCAACTTTAGGCCAAAGTGAGTTGATTGTGTTGGATGAACCTACCAATGCGCTTGATACCGAAAGTGTTGTAGCCCTGATTACCTACCTGCAATCGTTGAAGGCGGCTGGCAGCACATTGGTGGTAGCTTCTCACGACCACGAGTTTGTGTCTGCCATCTCGGATAAGCGGATTTTAGTGGAGGCGGGAACAGCTTATGAAGTTTAA